One Paracoccus sp. MC1862 genomic region harbors:
- a CDS encoding polysaccharide biosynthesis/export family protein, whose translation MTRLIWPLLLLLAAVAPAQAQQHVIASGETLEISVFRVPELTREAVVDIDGQIAFPPLGRIAVAGKTTEDVTALLQERLSGLEIMLDAQVTVGLAAVRPVVIGGDVAQPGAIPFERGMTVRRAIAMAGGLGALRPSLGAAAELRAEGDAIAAELLAQHATLARARAELDGAGQIAAADLPRLAGNEDEAVLALANRLLAAANAESEAEKAFYTRDISMIDTRVARLKEQIEYQRALVEQQIEEVTRYTDMQSRGLTPQTRVSEEYRTLNELRGNLSEVEASIADVERQRESVAHELDRHDARRTAALEAEAQEALTAIAALNARMNGVAGQLSQLGAGGFDAVEVTLYRVADGQETAAEASEDTVLQPGDLIEVDLPDSFFGLPPSAGALSAEPASVPRRSGQLSTLAQQRPTP comes from the coding sequence ATGACCCGCCTCATCTGGCCGCTTCTTCTGCTGCTGGCGGCGGTCGCGCCCGCGCAGGCGCAGCAGCATGTGATCGCCTCGGGCGAAACACTTGAAATCTCGGTCTTCCGGGTGCCCGAACTGACGCGCGAGGCCGTCGTGGACATCGACGGCCAGATCGCCTTTCCGCCCTTGGGGCGGATCGCGGTCGCCGGGAAGACCACCGAGGATGTCACAGCGCTTCTTCAGGAACGCTTGTCAGGGTTGGAGATCATGCTGGACGCGCAGGTGACGGTGGGGCTTGCCGCCGTGCGCCCCGTGGTGATCGGCGGCGATGTCGCCCAGCCCGGCGCGATCCCCTTTGAACGGGGGATGACCGTGCGCCGCGCCATCGCCATGGCGGGGGGGCTGGGGGCGCTGCGTCCCTCGCTGGGGGCCGCGGCTGAATTGCGCGCCGAAGGCGATGCCATCGCCGCCGAGCTTCTGGCCCAGCACGCGACGCTGGCCCGCGCCCGCGCCGAACTGGACGGCGCCGGGCAGATCGCCGCCGCCGACCTGCCCCGGCTTGCCGGCAACGAGGACGAGGCCGTCCTTGCGCTTGCCAACCGCCTTCTGGCGGCGGCCAATGCCGAAAGCGAGGCGGAAAAGGCCTTCTACACCCGCGACATTTCCATGATCGACACCCGCGTCGCCCGGCTGAAGGAACAGATCGAGTATCAGCGGGCGCTGGTCGAGCAGCAGATCGAGGAAGTCACCCGCTACACCGACATGCAAAGCCGTGGGCTGACCCCGCAGACCCGCGTGTCCGAGGAATACCGCACCCTCAACGAACTGCGCGGCAATCTTTCCGAAGTCGAGGCCTCGATCGCCGATGTCGAGCGCCAGCGCGAAAGCGTCGCCCATGAGCTTGACCGCCACGACGCCCGCCGCACCGCCGCGCTGGAAGCCGAGGCGCAGGAGGCCCTGACCGCCATCGCCGCGCTGAACGCCCGCATGAACGGCGTCGCGGGCCAGCTTTCCCAGCTTGGCGCCGGCGGCTTCGACGCCGTCGAGGTGACGCTGTATCGCGTGGCCGACGGTCAGGAAACAGCGGCCGAGGCCAGCGAGGACACCGTCCTGCAGCCGGGCGACCTGATCGAGGTCGACCTGCCCGACAGCTTCTTCGGGCTGCCGCCTTCCGCCGGTGCCTTGTCGGCCGAACCCGCCTCGGTCCCGCGGCGTTCCGGCCAGCTCTCGACCCTGGCCCAGCAAAGGCCCACGCCATGA
- a CDS encoding glycosyltransferase: MTEARPDLCVLIPVFKDQSGLIETLEVLGRESHPFDIVVVDDGSPQPVTCAESYGPHAVTLMRLDRNRGIEHALNAGLEAILARGYPHIARLDCGDLPLPGRFARQEDFLKANPRVGMVGTWARCVDDDGNYMFTLRFPVDHDEMLRKQRYVPALLHPTIMIRAEALRDIGLYSDRYKTAEDYDLFVRMGRNWRLANIPEVLTQYTISATGTTAARRKRNLVARFRVQRDNFSARDPHAWAGMARTLLFMAIPFGWLNAVKKKAWK; encoded by the coding sequence ATGACCGAAGCAAGACCCGATCTCTGCGTGCTGATCCCGGTCTTCAAGGACCAATCCGGGCTGATCGAGACGCTGGAGGTGCTGGGCCGCGAGTCCCATCCCTTCGACATCGTGGTGGTGGACGACGGCTCGCCCCAGCCCGTCACCTGCGCCGAGAGCTACGGCCCCCATGCCGTGACCCTGATGCGGCTGGACCGCAACCGGGGGATCGAACACGCCCTGAACGCCGGGCTGGAGGCGATCCTTGCGCGCGGCTATCCGCATATTGCCCGGCTGGATTGCGGCGACCTGCCCCTGCCCGGCCGGTTCGCGCGGCAGGAGGACTTCCTGAAGGCCAACCCCCGCGTCGGCATGGTCGGCACATGGGCGCGCTGCGTCGATGACGACGGCAACTACATGTTCACGCTGCGCTTCCCGGTGGACCATGACGAGATGCTGCGCAAGCAGCGCTACGTCCCTGCCCTTCTGCATCCCACGATCATGATCCGGGCCGAGGCGCTGCGCGACATCGGGCTTTATTCCGACCGCTACAAGACCGCCGAGGATTACGACCTGTTCGTCCGCATGGGCCGCAACTGGCGTCTGGCCAACATCCCGGAGGTGCTGACGCAATACACCATCAGCGCCACGGGCACGACCGCGGCCAGGCGCAAGCGCAACCTCGTGGCGCGCTTCCGGGTGCAGCGGGACAATTTCTCGGCCCGCGATCCCCATGCCTGGGCCGGGATGGCGCGGACGCTGCTGTTCATGGCCATCCCCTTCGGCTGGCTGAACGCGGTCAAGAAGAAGGCGTGGAAGTGA
- a CDS encoding O-antigen ligase encodes MEVTASASAATREGLQAAPLIVLLVVATVFNDLMPLLPAGELSKDGFIYVLPLALLYFVMQPGRIAIPSAFFLVTVAFLVVVVAGVAINFPEISTVWYKGRSGMSRVITQGMAVALGPLVTLMFFNFAARGPEGLAAISRGAWVALMVMAGIAVIEVASWYGIPGPTQIYGALSLVIHAETHEYYPDRLRMTAFESSWAAVMLTFIFPFAITRGSGRRVALVLAIVAVMMVLLQSRTAMLVIGVQFMLFLLGFLRHRKDWLLHGASAAAVGLLVMMLIPGVQNAVMERGSNLIRYGSMDGLIDPTPGATENVSNVTRLAAIRAGLSMFEERPVLGVGLGQYGFNYPYHIRAEDLRSWEVRSYATAADVGLTWPPAYSLHVRLLAETGLLGYLLWLAMILPLLLRSLLRASGASYTGRLHLAVAMTLSGWLMLGASIDSFRFFGGWIALGVGLALWRSPARSSAA; translated from the coding sequence GTGGAAGTGACGGCCAGCGCCTCGGCTGCCACGCGCGAGGGGCTGCAGGCCGCGCCGCTGATCGTGCTTCTGGTGGTGGCGACGGTCTTCAACGACCTGATGCCGCTGCTGCCGGCGGGCGAGCTGTCCAAGGACGGCTTCATCTATGTCCTGCCGCTGGCGCTGCTTTACTTCGTGATGCAGCCGGGACGGATCGCCATCCCCTCGGCCTTCTTCCTTGTGACCGTGGCCTTCCTTGTGGTCGTGGTGGCGGGGGTCGCGATCAATTTCCCGGAAATCTCGACCGTCTGGTACAAGGGACGCTCGGGGATGAGCCGGGTCATCACCCAGGGCATGGCCGTCGCGCTGGGGCCGCTGGTCACGCTGATGTTCTTCAACTTCGCGGCCCGCGGCCCCGAGGGGCTGGCCGCGATCTCGCGCGGGGCCTGGGTCGCGCTGATGGTGATGGCGGGCATCGCGGTGATCGAGGTCGCCTCGTGGTACGGCATCCCCGGCCCGACCCAGATCTATGGGGCGCTGTCGCTGGTCATCCATGCCGAGACCCACGAATACTATCCCGACCGGCTGCGGATGACCGCCTTTGAATCGTCATGGGCGGCGGTGATGCTGACCTTCATCTTCCCTTTCGCCATCACCCGCGGCAGCGGGCGGCGGGTGGCGCTGGTGCTGGCCATCGTGGCGGTGATGATGGTGCTGCTGCAGTCGCGCACCGCGATGCTGGTGATCGGCGTCCAGTTCATGCTGTTCCTGCTGGGCTTCCTGCGCCACCGCAAGGACTGGCTGCTGCATGGCGCCTCGGCCGCGGCGGTCGGGCTGCTGGTGATGATGCTGATTCCGGGCGTGCAGAACGCGGTCATGGAACGGGGCAGCAACCTGATCCGCTATGGCAGCATGGACGGGCTGATCGACCCGACGCCGGGCGCGACCGAGAACGTGTCCAACGTCACCCGCCTGGCCGCCATCCGCGCCGGCCTGTCGATGTTCGAGGAACGCCCGGTCCTGGGGGTTGGCCTCGGGCAATACGGCTTCAACTATCCCTACCACATCCGGGCCGAGGACCTGCGAAGCTGGGAGGTCCGCAGCTATGCCACCGCCGCCGACGTGGGGCTGACTTGGCCGCCCGCCTATTCGCTGCACGTCCGCCTGCTGGCTGAAACCGGGCTGCTGGGCTACCTGCTGTGGCTTGCGATGATCCTGCCGCTGCTGCTGCGCTCGCTCTTGCGGGCCTCGGGGGCGAGCTACACGGGCCGGCTGCATCTGGCAGTGGCGATGACGCTCAGCGGCTGGCTGATGCTGGGGGCCAGCATCGACAGCTTCCGCTTTTTCGGGGGCTGGATCGCCCTGGGGGTCGGGCTGGCGCTGTGGCGCTCGCCCGCGCGCTCTTCGGCGGCGTAA